Proteins from a genomic interval of Rattus norvegicus strain BN/NHsdMcwi chromosome 2, GRCr8, whole genome shotgun sequence:
- the B3galnt1 gene encoding UDP-GalNAc:beta-1,3-N-acetylgalactosaminyltransferase 1 isoform X1 yields MAPAVLTAIPNRMSLRSLKWSLLLLSLLSFLVIWYLSLPHYNVIERVNWMYFYEYEPIYRQDFQFTLREHSNCSQQNPFLVILVTSRPSDVKARQAIRVTWGEKKTWWGHEVLTFFLLGQEAEREDKVLALSLEDEHALYGDIIRQDFLDTYNNLTLKTIMAFRWVIEFCPNAKYVMKTDTDVFINTGNLVKYLLNLNHSEKFFTGYPLIENYSYRGFFHKNHISYQEYPFKVFPPYCSGLGYIMSGDLVPKIYEMMGHVKPIKFEDVYVGICLNLLKVDIHIPEDTNLFFLFRIHLDVCQLRRVIAAHGFSSKEIITFWQVMLRNTTCHY; encoded by the coding sequence ATGGCCCCGGCTGTCTTGACTGCCATTCCCAATAGGATGTCACTGAGATCCCTCAAATGGAGCCTcctgctgctgtccctgctgAGCTTCCTGGTGATCTGGTACCTCAGCCTTCCCCACTACAATGTGATTGAGCGTGTGAACTGGATGTACTTCTATGAGTATGAGCCAATTTACAGACAAGACTTTCAATTCACACTCAGGGAACATTCGAACTGCTCTCAACAAAACCCATTCCTGGTCATCCTGGTGACCTCTCGTCCCTCAGATGTGAAAGCCAGACAAGCCATTAGAGTTACTTGGGGCGAGAAAAAAACCTGGTGGGGACACGAGGTTCTTACATTTTTCTTACTTGGCCAGGAGGCTGAAAGGGAAGACAAGGTATTAGCATTGTCCTTGGAGGATGAACATGCTCTCTATGGCGACATTATACGGCAAGACTTTTTAGATACCTACAATAACTTGACCTTGAAAACCATTATGGCTTTCAGGTGGGTAATTGAATTTTGCCCCAATGCCAAGTATGTCATGAAAACAGACACCGATGTTTTCATCAACACGGGCAATTTAGTCAAGTATCTTTTAAACCTAAACCACTCAGAGAAGTTTTTCACAGGCTATCCTCTAATTGAAAACTATTCCTATAGAGGGTTTTTCCATAAAAACCACATTTCATACCAAGAATACCCGTTCAAGGTGTTCCCTCCCTACTGCAGTGGGCTGGGCTACATCATGTCCGGCGACCTGGTGCCGAAGATCTACGAGATGATGGGCCACGTGAAACCCATCAAGTTTGAGGATGTCTATGTCGGCATCTGTCTGAATTTGTTAAAAGTGGACATTCATATTCCAGAAGACACAAATCTTTTCTTCCTGTTCAGAATACACTTGGACGTGTGTCAGCTGAGACGGGTGATTGCAGCCCATGGCTTTTCCTCCAAGGAGATCATCACCTTCTGGCAGGTCATGCTGAGGAACACCACCTGCCACTACTAA